In one window of Clostridia bacterium DNA:
- a CDS encoding ATP-binding cassette domain-containing protein, producing MLSMRRLTRSFGHRIALASFSMDVEEGQTAVIMGPSGCGKSTVLRSIIALSRPDSGEILWQGNSVLDMSESELRQFRRKTGFVFQRSNLIGRLNVLQNVMLPAVMAGTGIDVAQSWAIAALEGVGMEDRSSAKVTELSGGEMQRVAIARAISGRPRLVLWDEPTASLDPILVVDTLKLIEGLIDRLEVTMVVVTHEVSFARRVADRVILMEHGAVVEEGPPDKVLVSPESRLGARYAGCLSYLEGQ from the coding sequence ATGCTCAGCATGCGCCGACTGACGCGCTCCTTCGGCCATCGGATAGCGCTCGCAAGCTTCAGCATGGATGTTGAAGAAGGTCAGACAGCTGTGATCATGGGGCCATCAGGCTGTGGGAAATCCACGGTTCTCAGGAGCATCATCGCGCTTTCACGACCGGACTCAGGCGAGATACTGTGGCAGGGCAATTCGGTGCTGGATATGTCAGAGTCGGAACTCCGCCAGTTCCGGAGAAAGACCGGGTTCGTGTTTCAGCGGTCCAACCTCATAGGCAGGCTGAATGTGCTTCAGAACGTGATGCTTCCCGCCGTGATGGCTGGGACCGGCATAGATGTGGCCCAATCATGGGCGATCGCGGCTCTGGAAGGAGTGGGTATGGAAGACCGCTCGTCAGCAAAGGTGACCGAGCTGTCAGGCGGAGAAATGCAGCGGGTGGCCATAGCCCGCGCGATTTCAGGCCGACCCAGATTGGTGCTGTGGGATGAACCCACTGCCTCTCTTGATCCCATCCTGGTAGTTGACACGCTGAAGCTTATCGAGGGGCTGATAGATCGCCTGGAGGTGACCATGGTGGTAGTTACGCACGAAGTCAGCTTCGCTCGCCGAGTTGCCGACAGGGTCATCTTGATGGAGCACGGCGCCGTAGTGGAGGAGGGTCCGCCCGACAAGGTTCTGGTGTCGCCCGAATCCCGACTTGGTGCGAGGTACGCTGGCTGCCTATCTTACCTCGAGGGGCAATAG